Proteins co-encoded in one Ruegeria sp. YS9 genomic window:
- a CDS encoding histidine phosphatase family protein, translating to MTRLHLVRHGPTHAKTMVGWSDLPADLSDTAALNRLHDHLPPEALVISSDLSRAVDTATAIQGQRQRLPHHPGLREIHFGRWELRGFAEIEAEDPELAFAYWDNPGDVRPPQGESWNEVRNRVDAAIDTLVSAHSGRDLVIVAHFGVILTQVQRALDLDGQQTFSHRVDNLSVTDILIDAGRWSVGTINHLP from the coding sequence GTGACGCGTCTTCACCTTGTCCGACACGGGCCGACACATGCGAAAACCATGGTCGGCTGGTCCGACCTGCCCGCTGACCTGAGCGATACAGCCGCACTGAACCGACTGCACGACCATTTGCCGCCCGAGGCGCTTGTGATCTCGTCCGATCTGTCACGGGCAGTTGACACGGCAACGGCCATCCAAGGCCAACGTCAACGTCTTCCTCATCACCCGGGCTTGCGGGAAATCCATTTTGGTCGCTGGGAGTTGCGCGGATTTGCCGAAATCGAAGCCGAAGACCCGGAACTGGCCTTTGCCTATTGGGACAACCCTGGCGATGTCCGCCCGCCGCAAGGTGAAAGCTGGAACGAGGTCCGCAATCGGGTCGACGCAGCGATCGACACGCTTGTTTCAGCACATTCAGGCCGCGATCTGGTCATCGTTGCGCATTTCGGCGTTATCCTCACCCAGGTACAGCGCGCCCTTGATCTGGATGGACAACAGACTTTTTCACACCGAGTCGACAACCTGTCGGTGACGGATATCCTGATCGACGCAGGCAGGTGGTCCGTCGGTACAATCAATCACCTTCCGTGA
- the gshB gene encoding glutathione synthase, producing the protein MKIAFQMDPIGAVDINADSSFRLAEEAQARGHSLFFYGPDQLAYQEGRITARGHDMTVQRVAGDPAVLSPEREVDLADFDVVWLRQDPPFDMHYITSTHLLDRLKGQTLVVNDPFWVRNYPEKLLVLDFPDLTPPTTIARDIKTIKAFKEKHGDIILKPLYGNGGAGVFRLDANDRNLTSLHELFTGFSREPLIVQKFLPDVSNGDKRVILVDGEPVGAINRVPAAGETRSNMHVGGRPEKIGMSQRDLEICAAIGPLLKEKGQIFVGIDIIGDYLTEINVTSPTGIQELERFDGVNIAEKIWQAIEAKV; encoded by the coding sequence ATGAAAATCGCCTTTCAAATGGACCCGATCGGGGCCGTGGACATCAACGCCGACAGCTCATTCCGTCTGGCGGAAGAGGCGCAGGCGCGCGGTCATTCGTTGTTTTTCTATGGGCCGGATCAGCTGGCCTATCAGGAAGGTCGTATCACGGCCCGCGGCCATGACATGACCGTACAGCGGGTTGCCGGCGATCCGGCGGTTCTGAGCCCCGAACGTGAAGTTGACCTGGCGGATTTCGACGTGGTCTGGCTGCGTCAGGATCCACCCTTTGACATGCATTACATCACGTCGACCCATCTGCTGGACCGCCTGAAAGGGCAAACGCTGGTGGTCAACGACCCGTTCTGGGTTCGGAACTATCCTGAAAAGCTGCTGGTTCTGGATTTTCCCGACCTGACCCCGCCGACAACGATTGCCCGTGACATAAAAACCATCAAGGCGTTCAAGGAAAAGCACGGCGACATCATCCTCAAGCCGCTTTATGGCAATGGCGGCGCGGGCGTGTTCCGACTGGATGCCAATGACCGCAACCTGACCTCTCTGCACGAGCTGTTCACGGGGTTCTCGCGCGAGCCTCTGATCGTGCAGAAATTCCTGCCGGATGTCAGCAATGGCGACAAGCGGGTGATCCTGGTGGATGGCGAACCTGTCGGCGCGATCAACCGGGTGCCGGCCGCGGGCGAAACGCGCTCAAACATGCATGTGGGCGGTCGCCCGGAAAAGATCGGTATGTCACAGCGTGATCTGGAGATCTGCGCCGCCATCGGGCCGCTGCTGAAAGAAAAAGGTCAGATTTTTGTCGGGATCGACATCATTGGCGACTACCTGACCGAGATCAACGTGACCTCGCCCACCGGTATTCAAGAGCTGGAACGGTTCGACGGCGTGAACATCGCCGAGAAGATCTGGCAGGCGATTGAAGCCAAGGTCTAA
- a CDS encoding penicillin-binding protein activator produces MFTVCKPVSKLAKAAIALTTAAFLAACEPGGVGGGPSIDTSNPVPVALLVPRSGDAALAQSLENAARMAMSDLPNVKIDLRVYDTAGNPTTATAVAQQAVAEGAKIIVGPVYAQAANAAGLAVLNKNVNVLSFSNNTSIAGGNVFVLGPTFENTANRLVSFAGRQGKANMVIVHSNDAAGQVGQSAIANALANSRVNNAGTVGYDRSQQGVINSVPTIKATVDSTGADSIFMTATTAGALPLFSQLLPEAGVSPATTQFIGLTRWDIPPQTLELPGVQGGWFALPDPSKAQAYRQRYNATYGEAPHPISGLAYDGIAAIGALVSQGKSNALTGAALTQNAGFQGVGGIFRLRPNGTNERGLAVATIQNKQVVVIDPAPQSFSGAGF; encoded by the coding sequence ATGTTTACCGTTTGCAAGCCCGTAAGCAAGCTGGCGAAAGCCGCCATTGCCCTGACGACAGCAGCATTTCTGGCCGCTTGTGAACCCGGCGGCGTTGGGGGTGGCCCTTCGATTGACACGTCGAACCCTGTTCCGGTTGCTTTGCTGGTTCCCCGCTCGGGCGACGCCGCGCTGGCGCAGAGCCTTGAGAATGCGGCCCGTATGGCGATGTCCGATCTGCCCAACGTCAAAATCGACCTGCGTGTTTACGATACCGCAGGAAACCCGACCACGGCGACGGCGGTGGCCCAGCAGGCCGTTGCCGAAGGGGCCAAGATCATCGTCGGCCCTGTCTACGCCCAGGCGGCAAACGCTGCCGGACTGGCGGTGCTGAACAAAAACGTCAATGTTCTTTCGTTCTCGAACAACACCAGCATTGCGGGTGGCAACGTATTCGTGCTTGGGCCGACCTTTGAAAACACCGCCAACCGGCTGGTCAGTTTCGCAGGTCGGCAAGGCAAAGCAAACATGGTTATCGTGCACAGCAATGATGCTGCGGGGCAAGTGGGACAATCTGCCATCGCCAATGCTCTGGCAAACAGCCGCGTCAACAATGCCGGAACCGTCGGATATGACCGGTCGCAACAGGGTGTCATCAACTCGGTTCCCACCATCAAGGCCACCGTCGATTCGACAGGGGCGGACTCGATTTTCATGACGGCCACGACTGCGGGTGCCTTGCCGCTTTTCTCGCAATTGCTGCCTGAGGCCGGCGTTTCACCCGCGACGACACAATTCATCGGCCTGACCCGTTGGGATATCCCCCCGCAGACGCTGGAACTGCCGGGCGTGCAGGGGGGGTGGTTTGCCCTGCCCGACCCATCCAAGGCACAAGCCTATCGTCAACGGTACAACGCGACCTATGGCGAAGCGCCTCACCCGATCAGCGGTCTGGCCTATGACGGCATAGCGGCGATCGGTGCCTTGGTCAGTCAGGGCAAGTCCAATGCCCTGACCGGTGCAGCCTTAACTCAGAATGCCGGTTTCCAGGGCGTTGGCGGTATCTTCCGCCTCCGCCCGAACGGCACCAATGAACGCGGCCTTGCCGTAGCGACGATTCAGAATAAACAGGTGGTTGT
- the coaBC gene encoding bifunctional phosphopantothenoylcysteine decarboxylase/phosphopantothenate--cysteine ligase CoaBC, producing the protein MLSSKRILLIIGGGIAAYKSLDLIRRLRERGADVTPVVTRAAEEFVTPLSVSALAGKKGFRDLFDLTDEAEMGHIQLSRSADLIVVAPATADLMGKMAAGLANDLASTLLMATDTPVLCAPAMNVRMWTHPATQRNLKQLQADGVRFVGPNEGDMACGEYGPGRMSEPMEIVAAVEAQLSAGPLAGRRVLVTSGPTHEPIDPVRYIANRSSGAQGAAVARALAELGAEVTFVTGPADVPPPAGVQVVPVETAQQMSDAVDAALPVDAGIFAAAVADWRVASASDKKLKKSRDGLPVLEFAENPDILKRVSRMEANRPPLVVGFAAETDNVVEHATAKRLRKGCDWIVANDVSPATGIMGGSENAVILISDNGAEEWPRMGKDEVARRLAAKIADALAG; encoded by the coding sequence ATGCTGTCATCCAAACGCATTCTGCTGATTATCGGTGGCGGAATCGCGGCCTACAAGTCGCTGGACCTGATCCGCAGGTTGCGCGAGCGTGGCGCGGACGTGACCCCTGTAGTGACGCGCGCCGCGGAAGAGTTCGTGACGCCGCTGTCGGTATCCGCTCTGGCAGGCAAAAAAGGCTTTCGCGATCTGTTTGACCTCACCGATGAGGCCGAGATGGGGCATATTCAACTGTCCCGCTCTGCGGATCTGATCGTTGTGGCCCCCGCAACGGCGGATCTGATGGGCAAGATGGCCGCAGGGCTGGCCAACGATCTGGCCTCGACCCTTTTGATGGCCACGGACACGCCCGTTCTGTGTGCGCCCGCGATGAATGTGCGGATGTGGACCCACCCGGCAACACAGCGAAACCTGAAGCAGTTGCAGGCGGATGGCGTGCGCTTTGTGGGCCCGAACGAAGGCGACATGGCCTGTGGTGAATACGGCCCGGGGCGCATGTCCGAGCCGATGGAAATTGTAGCGGCAGTTGAGGCTCAGTTGTCTGCGGGGCCTTTGGCGGGCAGGCGAGTGCTGGTGACGTCCGGCCCGACGCATGAACCGATAGATCCGGTCCGGTATATAGCCAACCGGTCGTCCGGGGCTCAGGGTGCGGCCGTGGCGCGGGCGCTGGCGGAATTGGGGGCCGAGGTGACCTTTGTGACCGGCCCGGCAGATGTGCCGCCCCCGGCGGGCGTGCAGGTCGTACCTGTCGAAACCGCGCAACAGATGTCTGATGCGGTTGATGCGGCTCTGCCCGTCGATGCCGGAATATTCGCGGCGGCGGTCGCGGATTGGCGTGTCGCCAGCGCATCGGACAAGAAGCTGAAGAAAAGCCGCGATGGCCTGCCGGTACTGGAATTCGCCGAAAACCCGGACATTCTGAAACGTGTTTCCAGGATGGAAGCGAACCGTCCGCCGTTGGTTGTCGGTTTTGCGGCCGAGACCGACAATGTGGTCGAACACGCCACGGCCAAGCGCCTGCGCAAAGGCTGCGACTGGATCGTCGCCAACGATGTAAGCCCTGCAACAGGCATTATGGGCGGGTCAGAAAATGCGGTCATCCTGATTTCGGACAACGGGGCCGAGGAATGGCCCCGCATGGGCAAAGACGAAGTTGCCCGGCGTCTGGCGGCGAAAATTGCGGACGCGTTGGCAGGCTGA
- a CDS encoding glutathione S-transferase, giving the protein MTYDLYIGDRLFSSWSMRGWLMLEKFNLPHRSHMIGLYSGTMTQDMAPLAPARLVPALRLPDGTVVGESLAMAETLAERHPDAGLWPSDPAARATARWLCAEMVAGFGALRGECPMQLLHVWQSFDPSDETLADLARIETLWDHARAVSGAQQGPLFGTYSLADVFYTPVAARIIGYGLPVSRANRTYCLDLLSDPAVRQWRAMGLTVRYDPFPYRQDLPSKPWPIGGVSTAKPVSGPSINQVCPYSGKPVVEFLELDGKCWGFCNPFCRDKTVADPDAWPKFAALRATVNDS; this is encoded by the coding sequence ATGACGTATGATTTGTATATCGGCGATCGCCTCTTCTCCAGCTGGTCAATGCGTGGCTGGCTGATGCTTGAGAAATTCAACCTGCCCCATAGAAGCCACATGATTGGCCTGTATTCGGGCACCATGACACAGGATATGGCTCCCCTGGCCCCAGCGCGACTTGTGCCCGCCCTGCGCCTGCCGGATGGAACTGTGGTCGGCGAAAGCCTGGCCATGGCTGAAACCCTGGCCGAGCGCCACCCTGATGCCGGGTTGTGGCCATCAGATCCCGCCGCCCGGGCAACCGCCCGCTGGCTGTGCGCCGAGATGGTGGCAGGGTTCGGTGCCCTACGAGGCGAATGCCCGATGCAATTGCTGCATGTCTGGCAGAGTTTCGACCCATCGGATGAAACACTGGCAGATCTGGCGCGTATCGAAACACTCTGGGACCATGCGCGCGCAGTGTCCGGTGCGCAACAAGGCCCGTTGTTTGGCACGTATTCGCTGGCGGACGTGTTTTACACACCTGTCGCAGCGCGGATCATCGGATATGGACTGCCAGTTTCAAGGGCCAACCGAACCTATTGCCTGGACCTGTTGTCAGACCCCGCCGTCAGACAATGGCGCGCAATGGGCCTGACCGTCAGATACGACCCTTTTCCCTATCGTCAGGACTTGCCGTCCAAGCCCTGGCCGATCGGAGGGGTTTCAACCGCCAAGCCGGTCTCCGGCCCGTCAATCAACCAAGTTTGCCCCTATTCCGGCAAACCCGTCGTGGAGTTTTTGGAGTTGGACGGCAAATGCTGGGGCTTCTGCAATCCGTTCTGCCGCGACAAAACCGTTGCAGATCCCGACGCGTGGCCCAAATTCGCTGCCTTGCGGGCAACCGTTAACGACTCTTAA
- the dut gene encoding dUTP diphosphatase has translation MVAIRVIREDGADPAVALPSYETSGAAGADVRANLPGGAPITLDPGQRALVPTGLRIEIPQGYEVQVRPRSGLALKHGITLPNTPGTIDSDYRGPLGVIVMNAGQERFEIAHGDRIAQLVVAPVVQARFELAQALGETDRGAGGFGSTGRG, from the coding sequence ATGGTTGCAATCCGGGTGATCCGCGAAGACGGGGCAGACCCCGCCGTGGCGCTTCCCTCTTACGAAACCTCGGGGGCGGCCGGCGCGGACGTGCGTGCCAATCTGCCCGGCGGCGCGCCGATTACGCTGGACCCTGGTCAGCGGGCGCTGGTGCCGACCGGCCTGCGTATTGAAATCCCGCAAGGGTATGAGGTTCAGGTTCGGCCCCGCTCGGGCCTTGCGTTGAAGCATGGGATTACACTGCCCAACACACCGGGCACCATCGACAGCGACTATCGTGGGCCATTGGGCGTGATCGTGATGAATGCGGGCCAGGAACGGTTCGAGATCGCACACGGAGATCGTATCGCGCAGCTTGTGGTCGCGCCGGTGGTGCAGGCCAGGTTTGAACTGGCTCAGGCGCTGGGCGAAACCGATCGCGGGGCTGGCGGTTTCGGCTCGACCGGGCGCGGCTGA
- a CDS encoding RNA polymerase factor sigma-32, whose protein sequence is MALDNATDFSMSRQAMKAELLDAETELKLAYAWRDERDEKALHRLITAYMRLAISMAAKFKRYGAPMNDLIQEAGLGLMKAADKFDPDRGVRFSTYAVWWIKASIQDYVMRNWSMVRTGSTSSQKSLFFNMRRVQARLEREAATEGQELDRHQLHQMIATEIGVPLRDVEMMEGRLSGSDFSLNAVQSADEDGREWIDALEDDREQAAEAVEHSHDTEQLRKWLLTAMSALNDRERFIVRERKLRDPARTLESLGTELGLSKERVRQLEAAAFAKMRKNLEAQSREVQHFLA, encoded by the coding sequence ATGGCACTGGATAATGCGACGGACTTTTCGATGTCCCGGCAAGCAATGAAGGCCGAGTTGCTGGATGCGGAAACTGAACTGAAACTGGCTTATGCCTGGCGTGATGAGCGTGATGAAAAGGCGTTGCACCGTCTGATCACCGCCTACATGCGTCTGGCGATTTCGATGGCGGCCAAGTTTAAGCGCTATGGCGCGCCGATGAATGATCTCATTCAGGAAGCGGGCCTTGGCCTTATGAAGGCCGCGGACAAGTTCGATCCGGATCGCGGCGTGCGTTTTTCGACCTATGCCGTTTGGTGGATCAAGGCAAGCATTCAGGATTACGTGATGCGGAACTGGTCGATGGTTCGGACCGGGTCAACCTCATCTCAGAAATCGCTGTTCTTCAACATGCGCCGTGTTCAGGCCCGGCTGGAACGGGAAGCCGCCACCGAAGGTCAGGAACTGGACCGTCATCAGTTGCATCAGATGATCGCCACGGAAATCGGCGTGCCGCTGCGCGACGTCGAGATGATGGAAGGCCGCCTGTCCGGCTCTGATTTTTCGCTGAATGCGGTTCAGTCCGCTGATGAGGATGGGCGCGAGTGGATCGATGCCCTGGAAGATGACCGCGAACAGGCAGCCGAGGCCGTTGAGCACAGCCACGATACCGAACAATTGCGCAAGTGGTTGTTGACGGCGATGAGTGCCTTGAATGATCGCGAGCGTTTCATTGTGCGCGAGCGCAAGCTGCGAGACCCCGCTCGAACCTTGGAAAGCCTTGGAACAGAGCTGGGCCTGTCCAAAGAACGTGTGCGACAGCTTGAGGCCGCAGCCTTTGCGAAGATGCGCAAGAACCTTGAAGCCCAGTCGCGCGAGGTGCAACACTTCCTCGCATGA
- the rsmI gene encoding 16S rRNA (cytidine(1402)-2'-O)-methyltransferase — protein MNFQKIRLAAGLYFVATPIGAARDITLRALDVLASADVIAAEDTRSLRRLMEIHGIPLEGRHIQAYHDHSGAGARGRLMDALAQGQSVAYASEAGMPLIADPGYDLGKQAAEAGHMVTCAPGASAAITALTLAGLPTDSFFFAGFLPNASGARRTRIEALKNIPGTLVFYESPKRVSASLADLAECLGADRQAALCRELTKKFEEIRRGSLADLATDIQEKPVKGEIVLLVDRSHSQSVNEADVEEALKRALETHSVRDAADLVSEMYDLPRRPIYQKALKLGKG, from the coding sequence TTGAATTTCCAAAAGATCAGATTGGCTGCGGGCCTGTATTTTGTTGCCACTCCGATCGGAGCCGCGCGCGATATTACGCTCAGGGCGCTGGATGTTCTGGCATCGGCCGATGTGATAGCGGCGGAGGACACCCGGAGCCTGCGGCGGTTGATGGAAATCCATGGCATCCCGCTGGAGGGTCGGCATATCCAGGCCTACCATGATCACAGCGGCGCCGGGGCGCGTGGCAGACTTATGGATGCCCTGGCACAGGGGCAATCGGTCGCCTATGCATCCGAGGCGGGTATGCCTCTGATCGCTGATCCGGGATATGATCTGGGCAAGCAGGCGGCCGAAGCCGGGCATATGGTGACCTGTGCGCCCGGGGCATCCGCCGCCATAACAGCGCTGACCCTGGCGGGTCTGCCTACGGATTCATTCTTTTTCGCAGGTTTCTTGCCCAATGCATCGGGCGCACGCCGGACCCGGATTGAGGCGTTGAAAAACATACCAGGCACCTTGGTGTTCTATGAATCCCCGAAACGCGTCTCGGCCAGTCTTGCAGATCTTGCCGAATGCCTGGGGGCAGACCGTCAGGCGGCTTTGTGTCGTGAACTGACGAAAAAGTTCGAAGAAATCCGCCGTGGAAGCCTTGCCGATCTGGCAACTGATATTCAGGAAAAACCGGTGAAGGGCGAGATTGTTCTGCTGGTAGACCGCAGCCATTCGCAAAGTGTTAACGAAGCCGACGTAGAAGAGGCTTTGAAGCGAGCTTTGGAAACCCACTCGGTTCGGGACGCAGCGGATCTTGTTTCAGAAATGTATGATCTGCCGCGCCGTCCGATCTACCAGAAAGCTCTGAAACTGGGAAAGGGATGA
- the cobU gene encoding bifunctional adenosylcobinamide kinase/adenosylcobinamide-phosphate guanylyltransferase: MSPDLTLVLGGAASGKSVFAEELVVSRGKSQVYLATSQVFDDEMRQKVERHLAQRGDGWTTIEEPFDPGPVLATLSPDQICLIDCATMWLSNHLLAETDLEAAQTALLEALRACPAQIVMVSNEVGYGIVPDNALARRFREAQGRLNIALAAQADLVVQITAGLPLVLKGQLP, from the coding sequence GTGTCGCCGGATTTAACCTTGGTTCTGGGCGGGGCCGCGTCGGGCAAGTCGGTTTTCGCCGAAGAACTGGTTGTTTCTCGGGGGAAAAGCCAAGTTTACCTTGCGACATCACAAGTTTTTGATGACGAGATGCGCCAGAAGGTCGAGCGCCATCTCGCGCAACGCGGCGACGGTTGGACCACGATTGAAGAGCCCTTCGATCCGGGGCCGGTTCTGGCCACGTTGTCGCCCGATCAGATTTGCCTGATTGACTGCGCCACCATGTGGCTGAGCAACCACCTGTTGGCCGAAACCGATCTGGAAGCCGCACAAACCGCCCTGCTTGAAGCATTGCGCGCATGCCCGGCGCAAATCGTGATGGTCTCGAACGAAGTTGGCTACGGCATTGTCCCGGACAACGCCCTGGCCCGGCGGTTTCGCGAAGCCCAGGGGCGGCTGAACATCGCGCTTGCAGCGCAGGCCGATCTGGTGGTGCAGATCACCGCCGGGTTGCCTTTGGTTCTGAAAGGACAATTGCCGTGA
- a CDS encoding YraN family protein: MGRRAIQGLVSHQAGQSAELRVATDYERRGFAIAHRRWRGAGGEIDLIARDGDGLVFIEVKKSSSFEKAAARISQRQIDRICASAAQYLENEPGGQLTDVRFDAALVDGTGAVQIIENAFGHA; the protein is encoded by the coding sequence ATGGGGCGGCGTGCAATTCAGGGCTTGGTTTCCCATCAGGCGGGGCAGTCGGCCGAACTCCGGGTCGCCACGGACTACGAGCGCCGGGGCTTTGCAATTGCGCATCGCCGGTGGCGGGGCGCCGGTGGCGAAATCGATCTGATTGCGCGGGACGGTGACGGGCTTGTGTTCATCGAGGTCAAGAAAAGCTCCAGTTTCGAAAAGGCTGCGGCCCGGATCAGTCAAAGACAAATTGACCGAATCTGTGCCTCGGCCGCGCAATATCTGGAAAACGAACCGGGTGGACAGCTGACAGATGTCCGTTTTGACGCGGCACTGGTCGATGGCACTGGCGCGGTTCAAATCATCGAAAACGCCTTCGGTCACGCCTAA
- a CDS encoding ChaN family lipoprotein yields MKQFAILACVLGLTVATTRPGLAERLVPADAMSVMRDADVVILGEVHDNPTHHLVQAEALEAVSPSAVVWEMVTEEGAQRLAQKAVSNPEELSRILKWAESGWPPLSMYYPVFEASGAPVYGAMVPRAAARAAMERGAATALGADAARYGLTVPLSPEEQAAREADQLAAHCDALPAEILPQMVAIQRLRDAVLARAVVRAMDETGGPVAVITGNGHVRKDRGIPTYLARLKPGWKVVAVGQSEDGAIEGEFDIVIDSPTAEREDPCAAFQVQN; encoded by the coding sequence ATGAAACAGTTTGCGATTCTTGCGTGTGTTCTTGGTCTTACGGTTGCGACAACGCGACCGGGGCTGGCAGAAAGACTTGTTCCTGCTGATGCTATGTCCGTGATGCGGGACGCTGACGTCGTGATATTGGGAGAAGTTCACGATAACCCGACGCATCATCTGGTGCAGGCCGAAGCTCTCGAGGCTGTTTCACCCTCGGCCGTCGTCTGGGAGATGGTCACCGAAGAGGGCGCGCAAAGGCTCGCGCAGAAAGCTGTGTCCAACCCAGAGGAGCTGAGCCGCATTCTGAAATGGGCTGAAAGTGGCTGGCCTCCGCTCAGCATGTATTATCCGGTGTTCGAGGCGTCAGGCGCGCCGGTTTACGGGGCCATGGTTCCGCGTGCTGCCGCGCGTGCCGCGATGGAACGCGGGGCCGCCACGGCGTTGGGTGCAGACGCGGCGCGTTATGGCCTGACGGTGCCTCTCTCGCCCGAAGAACAGGCCGCGCGCGAGGCCGACCAGTTGGCGGCGCATTGCGATGCGCTTCCGGCTGAAATTTTGCCCCAGATGGTTGCGATCCAGCGCCTGCGCGATGCTGTGCTGGCCCGTGCGGTTGTGCGTGCGATGGACGAAACCGGGGGTCCGGTTGCCGTGATCACCGGAAACGGTCATGTGCGAAAGGATCGGGGCATACCGACCTATCTTGCGCGCCTCAAGCCAGGTTGGAAAGTCGTGGCCGTCGGACAATCCGAAGATGGAGCGATCGAAGGAGAATTCGATATCGTGATTGACAGCCCTACAGCCGAGCGCGAAGACCCCTGTGCGGCCTTTCAGGTTCAGAATTAA
- a CDS encoding YifB family Mg chelatase-like AAA ATPase: MVARAHTVAFQGVEARPVEVQCAVSPGLPAFSIVGLPDKAVSEARDRVRSALSAMAIALPSKRITINLSPADLPKEGSHFDLPIAVALLSALEIIPADAAEGTVALGELSLDGSLVPVVGALPAAMTAASEDRMLLCPKASSAEAAWVDATQVIGADSLGDVVRHFSGQSPLPAAQPGEVNLTPSMRDLRDVKGQERAKRALEIAAAGRHHLIMIGTPGSGKSMLAARLPGILPPLTAVEALETSMIQSLCGLLDEGGINRTRPFREPHHTASMAAIVGGGKGAKPGEISLAHNGVLFMDEFPEFPRTVLETLRQPIESGEVMVARANAHVKYPCRFMLVAAANPCKCGYLTDPSRACSRAPGCGEDYLNRISGPLMDRFDLRIEVPPVGFTDLDLPPSGDSSATVAARVENARALQAERFRGMPNLRQNSDAEGKVLEQIATPDAEGKAVLLKAADQFGLSARAFHRILRVARTIADLDGSADIRRPHVAEALSFRISARVMA, from the coding sequence ATGGTTGCCCGCGCCCACACTGTTGCCTTTCAAGGGGTCGAAGCCCGCCCGGTCGAGGTGCAATGTGCCGTATCGCCCGGCTTGCCGGCCTTCTCCATCGTTGGCCTTCCCGACAAGGCCGTATCCGAAGCCCGCGACCGTGTCCGCAGCGCGCTGAGTGCGATGGCCATCGCCCTGCCCTCGAAACGAATTACGATCAACCTGTCTCCTGCGGATCTGCCCAAGGAAGGCAGCCATTTCGACCTGCCCATCGCAGTCGCGCTGTTGTCTGCGCTCGAAATCATCCCGGCCGATGCCGCCGAAGGAACGGTTGCACTGGGAGAGTTGTCGCTTGATGGCTCTTTGGTGCCTGTTGTCGGCGCCCTGCCCGCGGCCATGACGGCAGCGTCCGAGGATCGCATGTTGCTATGTCCCAAAGCCTCCAGCGCCGAAGCGGCATGGGTCGATGCCACTCAGGTTATCGGCGCGGATTCCCTTGGTGATGTTGTCCGCCATTTCTCGGGACAGTCCCCTTTGCCGGCGGCACAACCCGGCGAGGTGAATCTGACGCCCAGCATGCGGGATCTGCGCGATGTAAAGGGACAGGAACGCGCCAAGCGCGCCCTGGAAATCGCGGCAGCCGGACGTCACCATCTGATCATGATCGGTACGCCGGGATCGGGCAAATCCATGCTGGCTGCACGGCTTCCGGGCATCTTGCCTCCGCTCACGGCGGTCGAAGCGTTGGAAACTTCGATGATCCAGTCCCTGTGCGGGTTGCTGGACGAAGGCGGCATCAACCGCACCCGTCCTTTTCGGGAACCGCATCATACGGCGTCGATGGCAGCCATTGTCGGCGGCGGCAAAGGCGCCAAGCCCGGTGAAATCTCACTGGCGCATAACGGCGTGCTGTTCATGGATGAGTTCCCCGAATTTCCGCGTACGGTTCTGGAAACCCTGCGCCAGCCAATCGAATCCGGAGAAGTCATGGTGGCGCGGGCCAATGCCCATGTGAAATACCCCTGCCGTTTCATGCTGGTGGCCGCTGCGAACCCATGCAAATGCGGCTACCTGACGGATCCCTCACGAGCTTGCTCTCGCGCACCCGGCTGCGGCGAGGACTATCTGAACCGTATCTCGGGGCCCCTGATGGACAGGTTCGACCTGCGGATCGAGGTTCCGCCCGTGGGTTTCACCGATCTTGATCTGCCCCCATCCGGCGACAGCTCGGCGACAGTTGCCGCGCGGGTTGAAAACGCCCGCGCCCTTCAGGCAGAGCGGTTTCGGGGAATGCCAAACCTGCGCCAGAATTCCGACGCCGAAGGCAAGGTTCTGGAACAGATCGCAACACCTGACGCCGAAGGAAAAGCGGTGTTGCTGAAAGCAGCCGATCAGTTCGGGTTATCGGCACGTGCCTTTCACCGCATCCTGAGGGTGGCGCGGACGATCGCCGACCTGGACGGTTCAGCCGACATCCGCAGACCACATGTGGCAGAGGCGCTGAGCTTTCGCATCAGCGCCCGGGTCATGGCTTAG